Genomic window (Caldibacillus debilis DSM 16016):
TTGCGACCGCCTCCACGGCGTCGTCAGCCGGTGGAAGGATCTCGCCGCCGAATGGCAGCGGGAGGCGAAACCGAAAAACATTTTTCCGGTCCAGATTGAAAATACCGCCGAAAATTTCAATACGATCGCCGTGCAGGCCTTCTATCCGGAAACGAGCTATAAGCGGTTCAAGCATCATGCTTCCTCCATCCATTACATCCTGGAAAAAATGCTGGCGGAACTGGAAGGGGATTCCGCCGATGAAAAATCACCTCCCTCCGCATGATCCCATACATTAAAAGCAAAGGGAATCCTGTGGAACGGAAGGAGAAAGGATCATGTTTATGCCGCTCTATCGCCGCCAAGGCGGATTCATGTACAGAAACCTGCCGCAATGGCCCCCCTATCCACCCTTTCCCCTGCCCCCCCAGGGGATGCCGGCGATCCGGCCGTTTGCGCCTCCCCTTTCATCCGGCGGGATGGCGGCGGAAAATTTTTCCGGAGGAAACCCGGCCCAGCCCGCATACGGACAAGGGAATCCTTCCCTCCCCAATCCGGTTCAAGGGAATCCGTTTTCCCAACCGCCGGTTTTTCCGGGCGTCTTTCCCCCAGTTCCCGGCAGGCCTCCGGGATTTTCGCTCCTGCTGAATTCCTTTAAAAACAAGGATGGAACGATCGATTTTCAAAAAATGGTCAACACCGCGGGTCAAATGGTGAACACC
Coding sequences:
- a CDS encoding YppE family protein produces the protein MADIPKLAELTKELLHYLKETDEIFQEVKRKGEKRDFYTEVKPYCDRLHGVVSRWKDLAAEWQREAKPKNIFPVQIENTAENFNTIAVQAFYPETSYKRFKHHASSIHYILEKMLAELEGDSADEKSPPSA
- a CDS encoding YppG family protein, whose amino-acid sequence is MAAENFSGGNPAQPAYGQGNPSLPNPVQGNPFSQPPVFPGVFPPVPGRPPGFSLLLNSFKNKDGTIDFQKMVNTAGQMVNTLNQVTGLIKGFSQIFKA